CGCTCAACCCAAAGCCAGAAAGATCCCCATCAACACCGGCGACAGAAACGACAGTAAAAAGCCGGAGGCAATCGCTACCGGCACACAGGCAAGGCCGCCGCTGCTTCGAATAACGGGAAGGGTGAAATCCATGGCGGTTGCACCACCGTAACCGATGGCCATGGCCGGGCGCGCACCAATAACCAGCGGAATGATGGCAAGGGCGATGATCTCCCGCAGCACATCGTTCAGGAAGGCCACGCCACCCCAGGCGGGCCCCAGAGCATCGCCGATCACGATGCCAGACAACGAATACCAGCCAAATCCGGAGGCCAGAGCCAGGGACTGGTGCCAGGGCACATCCAGCCACGGAATCAGCAAAAGGCCCGCCAGCAGGGAACTCAACGCCATCGCCAGCGCAATGCCCAGGCCCTGGCGGTTCATCAGCAATTTGCGGAGCGACAACCCGGCATTACGCAACTGCAGCCCAATAAAGAACAGCAACAGCATCAGCGCCCAGGTAGCCACATCGTCAACCAGCGGCAGTTGCGGTAACAGAAAGTAGCCGGCCAGGGCCCCAGCGACAACCGCCAGTAGCGGTTTCAAGCCGGCAAGGAACAACCGGCGATAACTCGGCCTCTCCTGACCGGCTTCCTCTCCCGTGGACATGGGCTGCCAGCGGTGGAACAACCACAGGCCCACCATGTTGGCCACCAGCAGCACCATTACCAACCCCGCCACCTGAGCAGCCATGGTGCCTAACTGGTCCAGCAGGCCATCCATCTGACCAAGGCCAAGACCCAACAGCGCCAGAATGAAATAGACCAGGGCTTCCACGGTATAGTGTATTACCGTCATCAGACGGCGGT
The window above is part of the Marinobacter sp. THAF197a genome. Proteins encoded here:
- a CDS encoding lysine exporter LysO family protein, with the protein product MLTGALLVLAPLFLGFAIALSNRRLMTVIHYTVEALVYFILALLGLGLGQMDGLLDQLGTMAAQVAGLVMVLLVANMVGLWLFHRWQPMSTGEEAGQERPSYRRLFLAGLKPLLAVVAGALAGYFLLPQLPLVDDVATWALMLLLFFIGLQLRNAGLSLRKLLMNRQGLGIALAMALSSLLAGLLLIPWLDVPWHQSLALASGFGWYSLSGIVIGDALGPAWGGVAFLNDVLREIIALAIIPLVIGARPAMAIGYGGATAMDFTLPVIRSSGGLACVPVAIASGFLLSFLSPVLMGIFLALG